The window CACCGTCGCGTGCTCGTCGATCGTGAGCTCGAAGGCGTGCTCCGGGTCGCGCCCGTGGTACCGACTGCTCTCCAGCGCCCGGTCGAACAGGGTGCGGGCGAGGCTCGAGGCCAGCCGTGAGCCCGAGAGCCGCATCACCAGGTGGTGGAAGTCGATGTCGGCTTGCCGGAAGGCGGGCGGGTCGTCGATGACGTCCTGCATGCGCTGCAGCGAGGCCCGCAGCCGGTCGACCGCGTCCCTGTCGGCGCGCCGGGCCGCATCCGCCGCCATGGACGACTCGAGGCCCGAGCGCACACTGCTCAGCTCGTCGAGGATGCCGAGTGCGTCGTCGTGCTCGATCATCGCCGTGAGCACCACCGGGTCGAGCAGGTTCCACTCGGAGGTCGGGTTGACCTGCGTGCCGCGCCCCTGGGCGACCGTGACCAGGCCCTTCTCCTCGAGCCGCTTGACCGACTCGCGGATCACCGTGCGGCTCACCCCGAACTGCGCCGTCAACGGTCCCTCCGGCGGAAGGAGCTCGCCGGGCTTCAGGGCCCCGGTGACGATCACGTCGACGAGCTGCTGCACGACCGCCACCCCGAGCCGGGCGGCGGGTGCGCGCACCCCGACGGTGGGCAACACGGGCGCGACGGCGGTGTCGGCGGAGTCGATGCTCATGCGACGAGTCTAGGCGCGAGCATCCGCCACTCGTCATACGTCTGTCGGTTGTGGCGTCACCAAACATATGATGTATGCTGTTCACACGCTCTCGCGAGAGGCGTCGTGCGGTTCACTGGAGAAAAGCAGGACACGATGAGAATCACAGGCTTCACGAGTCTGACCACCGTGCACGACTGGGGCCGCCCCGTCGGTGACGTCAACGGCGTGGTGGCCGGTGGCGTCACCGAGGTGCCCCTGCTGCTGCTGCACACCGACGGCGGCCTCACCGGCATCGGTCTCGGCGCGCACACCGACATCGCACGGGTCTTCCCGGCGATCGAGAACGAGGACCCGCGGGCGGTCGTCGCCCTCTACGACCGGATGCTCGCCCACGTCTTCAAGACGGGCCATGCCGGCGCCACCTTCGGCACCATCGGCGCCGTCGACATGGCGCTCTGGGACCTCAAGGCGAAGATGGCCGGGGAACCGCTCTGGCGCACGCTCGGCGCCCGCGACCGCTTCGTGCCCGGCTACGCCTCGGGCCTGGACATCGCCCTCGGCGACGAGGAGCTCGTCGCCCTGTACACGCGCTACGCCGAGCGCGGCTTCGCGAGCGCCAAACTCAAGGGCGGCCGCGACAGCGACACCGACGTGGCGCGTCTGAAGGCGGTCGCCGACACCCTCCGGCGCAACTCCCCCCGCCCCGCGCTGATGCTCGACGCGAACGAGTCGTGGAACGTCAAGCAGGCCGTGCGCTACATCGCCGAGGTCGAGGCGCAGGTGCCGCTGACCTGGATCGAGGAGCCCGTGCGCCGCTGGGACTCGGCCGGCAACGCCGCCGTGAGCCGCGCCGTCAAGGCCGCCGTGGCCACCGGCGAGAACCTCGTGGGCCTCGAGCAGTACGGGCCGCTTCTCGACGCGCACGGCGTCGACGTGGTGCAGGCCGGCATGGTCTGGGGCATCACCCACTTCCTGCGGGTGTCGGCCATCGCGCACGCCCGCGACCTGCCCGTCAGTCCGGTCGGCTACAACGCCAACCCGATCGCCCACGCGGCGGCCGCCGTGCCCAACCACTTCACGACCGAGGTGCAGGATCTCGGCATGCCCGTCGGCCTCACGGTCGACCAGACGATCGACGACGGCGGCATCCGCCTCGGCGACGAGCCCGGCCTCGGGATCACGCTCGACGAGGCCGCGATCGCGGCGATCGGCGGGGTCGAGGGGTGGCGCATCCCGGCCGGGCCGCACGTGCGGCCGGCGCGGGCGGGGCTGCGGCTCGTTCCCGAGACCGTCCCCCGGGCAGAGCGATCCTGACGCGGTTCCCGCTGCGCGCGGGGGCGCGGCTAGAGCCGCGGGCGCGAGGGCAGTGAGACGATCAGCACGGCGGCGATGACGAGCACCGCGGCGATCGGGGTGGTCCAGTCGACGCCGTGGCCGGCGCCCGGGGCGATCAGGTCGATCGCGATCGAGCCGAGCAGCTGCCCCGAGATGGAGCAGAGGCCGAGCAGCAGCACGCCCGTGCTGCGCACCGCGGTCGCCAGCCCGAAGATGAAGGTCACGCCGAGCGGGCCGCCGAGGTAGAGCCACCACTCGGGCGGGAAGGACGTCGGCAGGCCGCCCACGACGAGCGCGTGCACGACGGCGATCACGAGCAGCAGCGCGGTGCCGGCGATGAAGTTGAACAGGGTGGAGCTGACGGCCGAGCCCGCGGCGGCGGCCACACGGCCGTTCGCCGCCTGCTGCACCGCCTGCGCGATGCCGGCCGCGAAGGGCAGCAGCAGGAGCCAGAACGGGATCTCGGGGTCGATGTGCGCGGCGACCGACCAGACCACCACGCCGAACGCGATGCCCGCGCCCAGCACCCGACGGACCGTCAGGTAGCGGCGACCACCCGGGCCGATCCCGACGCGGTCGACGACGAGGCCGCTCACGGTCTGGCCGCCGATGAAGGCCACGGTGAAGAGCGAGACGCCCACGAGGGCGGAGGCGAGGCCCTGCGTCAGCACGAAGATGCCGCCCCCGACGCCGGCGAAGAGCATCCAGAACGGAAGCCGGCCGCCGCGCACCTCGGCGACGGCCCGGCGGGCACCGACCCGGGCGGAGGGCATCAGGGCGACGATCACGAGGACGATCAGCAGGCCGACCGCGAAGCTGATCGCGGCCGCCGTGTAGCCGTCACCGAGCCGGCGGCCGAACTCCCCGTTGATACGCGACTGCGTCGCCATCAGCACGCCGCACACGACGGCGACGCCGACCGCCGCCCCCAGGGGCAGACGGCCGGCGTGCGGCGGTGGGGTGAGGCTCACTCGGGCTCTCGCTCGGATTGGGGCTGTGCTCGGGCTCGGGCTGCGCTCGTGCTTAGGCTGTGCTCGGGCTCGGGCTCGGGCTGCTTGTGCTCGCGCTCTAGCGGGGCGCGACCGGGGTGTCGGCCGCGAGCTCGCCGAGCAGGGCGTCGCCGGGGAAGGCGTCGACCATCTCGGCCTGGATCTCGGCGCGCTCGAGCAGTTCGTCCATGCGACGACGGCGGGCGCGCGGGATCAGGGTGACCACGGTGCCCTTCTTGCCGGCGCGGCCGGTGCGGCCGGCGCGGTGCAGGTACGTCTTGTACTCGTCGGGGGCGTCGGCCTGGATGACCAGGTCGATGTCGTCGACGTGGATGCCGCGGGCCGCCACGTCGGTCGCCACGAGCACGCTGACCCGCCCGCTGGTGAGCTGCTGCAGGTTGCGCGTGCGGCGCGACTGGTTGAGGTCGCCGTGCAGGCTGGTGGCCGGGAAGCCGGCGTCCTCCAGCTGCTCGGCGAGCATCTCGGCGTAGGCGCGGGTGCGGGAGAAGATCAGCGTCTTGCCCTCGCGGTCGGCCAGCTGCCGGATGATCTCGCTCTTGTCGCGGCTCTCGACGACCAGCACGCGGTGGTCGATGGTGCTGGAGGCCTGGTCCTCACCGGCGACCTCGTGCACGCTCGGGTTCACCAGGAACTCCTCGACCAGGGTGGCGACACCCTTGTCGAGCGTGGCGGAGAAGAGCAGCTTCTGGCCGCCGTCCTTGGTGTGACGCAGGATGCGCTGCACCGGCTCGAGGAAGCCCAGGTCGCACATGTGGTCGGCCTCGTCGAGCACCGTGATGGTGACGTCGCTGAGGTCGAGACGACGCTGCTCGATCAGGTCCTCGATGCGGCCGGGGGTGCCGATGATGATGTCGACGCCGCGCTGCAGCGCACCCACCTGGCGGGCCTGGGGCACGCCGCCGTAGATCTGGGTGGTGAACAGGCCGACGGCCCGGGCGATCGGCTGCACCGTGCGGTCGATCTGCAGGGCCAGCTCGCGGGTCGGGGCCAGGATGAGCGCCCGGGGCTTGCGGCCCGGCTTGCGGTTCGCGCCGCCGCCGTTCTCCATCAGGCGCTCCACGAGGGGGGCACCGAAGGCGATGGTCTTGCCGGAACCGGTGCGGCCACGGCCGAGCACGTCGCGACCCTCGAGCACCATGGGGATGGTGGCCGCCTGGATCGGGAACGGGCTCTCGGCGCCGAGCTCCGCGAGCACGCGGGTGATGTTGCCGCCGATGCCGAGGTCGGCGAAGGTCACGCCGTCGACGTCTCCGGCGAGGGTGGCCTGGGCCTCGAGGCGCTCGAGCACGACGTCGTCGACCTGGTTGAAGGCGGGCTTGTTGTCGCGGTTCGGGTAGAAGTCGCTGCCGCGGTCGCTGCGGTCGGCGCGTGCCGGGCGGCTGTCGCGGTCGAAGCTGCGGGCCGGGCGATCGTTGTACGCCGGACGCTCGGTGCGGGCCGGGCGGTCGTCGCGGTCGAACGAGCGCTTCGGGCGGTCGTCGAAGCTGCGGGCCGGCCGGTCGTTGTACGCCGGACGCTCGGTGCGAGCCGGACGGTCATTGTACGCGGGGCGCTCGGTGCGAGCCGGGCGGTCGTCGCGATCGAAGGAGCGCTTGGGGCGATCGTCGAAGGAGCGCTTCGGGCGCTCTTCCCACGTCCGCTTCGGCGCATCCTCGCGGGCCTTGGCGGCCTCGGCGCGGCGCTCCTCGTTGCGGGCGTCGTTCCACTTCTGGCGGTCGGTGCGCTGCGGCACGCGACGCTCGTCGCGGTCGTACGAGGGACGCTCGTCGCGGTTGTACGCGGGACGCTCGTCGCGGCCGTACGAGGGACGCTCGCTGCGGCCGGTGCCGGTGCCCGACTTGTTGAAGCCGTTCTCGCGACTCGGGCGGCTGTAGCCGCCACGCTCGGGACGGTCGCCGTACGCAGGACGCTCAGAACGCTCGCCGCGGTTGTAGCCGCCACGCTCGGGACGGTCACCATACGCAGGACGCTCAGAACGCTCGCCGCGGTTGTAGCCACCACGCTCGGGACGGTCACCGTAGGCGGGACGCTCGGGGCGGTCGCCGTACGAGGGACGCTCGCCGCGCGAGCTCGGGGCCGCGCCGCGGGCGCTGCGCTCGTCGGCGTTCCAGCGCTGCTTGCGCGGTGCCGACTCGTCGGCGGGCTTGAAGCCGCGGTGCGAGGGGCTGCGGCTGCCGGCCTTGGGGCCGCCCTTGCCTGGAGTGCGGGGCTCGTAGTTCTTGGCGGCCTTGAAGCCACCGGACTTGTTGGATTTGGGCATGATTCTTCCTGGGTTATCTCGAATTGCGCACACCTCAACACCGAACGTGTTGGCAGTGCTAACTAGATCCCCGGGAGTAGCGGGGGCCGTGTCGTACGCGACATTCACCAGTGACCAGCGCATCCATGCACTGACTGGGAAACCGGCCCACCAGACTTACAAACCCAACCGCGGGGAACCCCACGGTGTCCAGAGCCGACCAACCGACACTACACGATCAGCCAGCCCCTGTCGAGTGCCGCGCAGCCCGAGACCAGGCGGCGACAGCTCAGATGTCGGTGACGACCGTGCGCGTCAGCACCGGCGGCGCCGCCAGCAGCGACCCCAGGTCGGACACGCCCTCGGGCGTCGAGCGCCACTCGCGGTACGCGTCGTCGGCCTCCATCGACTCCCACTTCTCGACCACGATGAAGTGCTGGCGGTCGTCGGCATCGACGGTGACTTCGACACCGAGGCTGCCCTCGCGGGCGCGGGTGGCGGCGAGCACCGAGTGGATCACCTCCGGCGCGGAGTCGAGCAGGTCGGGCTTGATGCGCAGGTCGAGCAGCGAGATCACGGTCATGCGCCCAGAGTACGCCCGCCCGCCGACACCGCCCGCGCCCCGAGTACGCCCAGCCGCCGACACCCCCGCGCCCTGGGCTCGCCGGGCCGCCACACCGCCGCGCCTTGCCCGGTTCGCAAGAACGGCCGATCTTTCCGCCCGGTCGCCCGGAACGGGCATCCGGAACCTGCCAGTGTGACGAAGGTGACCTCGAACGACCGCATCACCCTGCGCTTCCTCGCGGCCCCGCAAGACGCCGCCGCCGACGGCCGCACCGTCGCCGCCGGCCGCGTGCTCGAGTGGATCGACAAGGCCGGCTACGCCTGCGCCGTCGGCTGGAGCGGCGCCTACTGCGTCACCGCCTACGTCGGCAACGTGCACTTCACCCGCCGCGTGCAGCCGGGCGAGCTGATCGAGGCCCGGGCGCGCATCATCCACACGGGGCGAACGAGCATGCAGGTGCTCGTGCAGATCGGCTCGGCGGATGCGCGGAGCCGCCGCTTCACGCCCGCCACCCACTGCCTGCTCGTCTTCGTCGCGGTCGACGGCGCCGGAGTGCCGCAGGAGGTGCCGTCGTGGCTGCCGGCCGACGACGACGAGCGGATGCTCCACGAACGTGCCGCGGAGAGACTCGCCCCGCGCCGTGCCATCCGCGACGCGATGCTCGGCCAGCACTTCACCGACGAGGGCACGACGCCGCGCACGGTCTTCCGCTTCCTCGCGGCGCCGCAGGACGCGAACTTCGGCGGCAACGCCCACGGCGGAACGGTGCTGCGCTGGATCGACGAGGCGGCCTACGCCTGCGCCGCCTCCTGGACGTCGGAGCAGGCCGTCGCGGTGTACTCGGGCGGCATCCACTTCTTCAGCCCGATCCGGATCGGCGACCTCGTCGAGGTGGAGGCGCGGCTGATCCACACGGGCGGGCGGAGCCTGCACATCGCGGTGCACGTGCGGGCCGCGTCGCCGCGCACGCCTCAGGAGCTGCGGCTGACGACGCACTGCATGACGATCTTCGTCGACCTCGGCCCCGACGGGCGCGCCCGCCCGGTCGCTCCGCTGCCGGCGCTCTCCGACGAGGACCGCCGGCTCGCGGCCCACGCGTCCGAGCTCACCCGCCTCCGCGCCTCCCTCGAGGCCCTCCCCGTCTGACCCGCCCTCCGCGCAGCCGAGTCGCGCCGAACGGCGACCATATGGCGCGAGTCGAGCCCGCGAGCGACAATTCGCCGCGACTCGAACGCCCTCGCCGGTCAGCCCAGCTGCGGGACGATCTCGCGGGCGATGAAGTCGAGGTGATCGAGGTCGGCCAGGTCGAGCACCTGCAGATAGACGCGGGTGACCCCCTCGGCGCGGAGGGCGCCGAGCTTGTCGACGACCTCGGCGGCCGACCCGGCCAGCCCGTTCTCGCGCAGCTCCGCGGGCTCGCGCCCGATCGCCGCGGCCCGCGCGTGGAACTCCGCCTCCGAGGACCCCGTCGCCACCACGAGCGCCGCCGAGTAGACGAGGGACTCGGGGTCGCGCCCGATCGACTCGCACGCCGACCGCACGCCGGCGATGAGCTCCGGCGTCGTGCCCGGGTCGGGGAACGGGATGTTGAACTCGGTCGCGAAGCGGGCGGCGAGCAGCGGTGTGCGCTTCGCACCCTTGCCGCCGACGATCACGGGAACCGGCGACTGCACCGGCTTCGGCAGCGCGGGCGAGTCCTCGAGCGTGTAGTGGTCCCCCGAGAACGAGTACGTCGAACCGGCCGGGGTCGACCAGAGCCCGGTCACGATCTCGAGCTGCTCCTCGAGCAGGTCGAACCGCTTCGGCGGGAACGGGATGCCGTATGCCCGGTGCTCCTCGGCGAACCACCCGGTGCCGAGCCCCAGCTCGGCCCGTCCGCCCGACATGGCGTCGACCTGCGCGACCTGGATCGCGAGGATGCCCGGATACCGGTACGTCACGCTCGACACCAGTGTGCCGAGCCGGATGCGGCTGGTCTCGCGGGCGAGGCCGGCCAGCGTCGTCCAGGCGTCGGTCGGCCCGTAGCCCGGGTCGCCGTCGCCCATCCGGAGGTAGTGGTCGGAGCGGAAGAACGCGTCGAAGCCGAGCTCCTCCGTCGCCTTGGCGACGGCCAGGAGCTCGTCGTAGCTCGCACCCTGCTGCGGTTCGGTGAAGATTCTGAAGTCCACGGAACCAGCCTAGGCGCGCATCCGTCGCTCTGGACCGTTCGCGCAGCCCGCCGCCGCCCAGGTCAGCGTCGCCGAGGTCAGCGTCGCCGCGGCCCCGTCGCGCGCAGGGCCCCGAGCAGCCCCGCGACCGCGAACACCAGGGTGGCGCCCAGCACGACCGCGATCGGCAGTGTCCAGGCGCCGGTGGCGTCGTGCACCGCTCCGACGAGGGCGGGCGCGGTCGCGCCGAGCGCGTAGCCGACGCCCTGCACCATCGCCGAGAGCCGCCGCGCGTGGGTGCCGGTCAGCGAGAGCTGCACGACGAGCATGAACACGATCGTGATGCCGCCGCCCTGCGCGACGCCGCCGAGGAAGCCCCACGCGAGCCACGCATCCGGGGCGAGCATCAGCCCGAGCGGGAAGGTCACCCAGAGCACAGCCACCCCGATGAAGGTGCGCGGGATGCCCAGCCGCTGTGCGAGCAGGGGCACGCCGAGGGCCCCCACGACGGCCGCGATCTGGAAGATCGACGAACTGGTGCCCGCGGCGGCGGCCGAGTATCCGACCTCTTGCTGCAGGATGCTCGGGAACCACGCGGTCAGCCCGTAGTACGAGAAGGCCTGCCCCGCGAAGGCCAGCGCGAGCAGCACCGCCGAGAGGTTGCGCCAGGTGCGCGGCTCGGGCGGCGCGATCGGGATGCCGCGGGTGTCGACGGCGACCGTGTCGACCGCGCCGGTCTCGACCGCCGGCTTCAGCGGCCCCCATCTCACGGCGGCCCGCGGCCCGACCGCGACCAGCCAGAACACGGCGGCGATGACGACGAAGCCGGTCCAGGCGAGGAGGGCGCCGCGCCAGCCGAAGGCCGCCGAGAGCGGCACGGTGCCGAGCGAGGTGATCATCGAGCTGACGTTCATCGCCGAGGTGTACGCGCCGGTGACGATGCCCACGCGGGCGGTCGGCACGTCGCGGCGGATGATCACCGGGATCACCACGTTGCCGATGGTGATGAAGGCACCCATGATGATCGTGCCGGTGAAGGTCGCCTCGGCACCGCCCGCCGACCGCACGATCGAGCCGATGCCCACACCGAGGATCGCCACGGTGGTCGCGAGGTTCGCCCCCGCCCGGCCGATGAACACCGACGCGAACGGTGTGACGAGCGCGAAGCAGAGCACCGGCAGGCTGGTCAGCAGCCCGGCCTGGGCCGCGTTCAACGCGAGGTCGCCGCTGATCTCGGGAGTGATCGGCGCGACGGCCACGATCGGCCCGCGAAGGATGAACCCGATCGCGACGATCCCGGTGACGAGCAGCCAGGGGAAGCCGGAGCGCACTGAACGGGTCATCCCGACCATGCTACGCGCGCCGCGGCGGCCCGCCCGCCCGACGGTCGAGGGCAGGGCGAGCGGATGCGCGGCCCGGCGCTACGCGGTCACCGCCCGTGCCCGCTGCGGCACGATCCAGCCGATCGTGTCGGGTCGCCGGCGCCGGGCGAGGGCCGCCTGCGACAGTGCGAGGCTGAGCAGCAGCATCACGACCATGACCACCGCGGCCGAGAGCACGGTGCCCGCCGACCCCCCGGTGAGGATCGCCTGGATGCCGGCCACCGCGTAGCTCAGTGGCGTCACGGCGCTGATCGCCTGGAACGGCGGCGAGAGGATCTCGACCGGGTACAGCCCACCCGTCGACGCCAGCTGCAGGGCCAGCAGCACGAGCGAGATCACGGATCCGATGCGGCCGAACGCGGTGCTCAGGAGCTGGTGGAAGGCCGTGAAGGCCAGCGCGACCAGCAGCGAGAACCCGAGGGTCGCCGGGAACGACGCCCACTCGACACCGAGGGCGATGTGGATGAACAGCACCACGATCAGCGTCTGCGCAGCGGCGAGCCCGCCGGCGATCGCGAAGGTGCGACGCGTGAGCCGCCCGGTCGGCACCGACGACGCCAGCACCTGCCGCGAGAACGGCCGCAGCCAGAGGAACAGGGCGAGCGCGCCGATCCACAGGGCGGTCGGGAGCAGGATGGTCGACACGACCTGCCCGATGCTGTTCACCTGGTTCGCGGTCGACACGTCGACGTCCACGGGCGCCGCGGCGACCTTGGCGGCCGCCTCCGAGTCGCTCGGCGCCTGATCGGTCAGCTGCGTCGCCCCGGTGCTGAGCCCGCTCGACAGCTCCTCGGCCCCGTCGCCCAGCTGCGTCGCGCCGCTCGCGAGCTGCTCGGCCCCCGGCACGGTCTGCGCCACCCCGTCCGACAGCTGGCCCACGCCGCTGGCGAGCTCGGCAGCGCCCGGCGCGGTCTGCGCGAGCCCGGCCGAGAGCTGGTTCACGCCGTCGGCGAGGCCTGAGGCGCCGGTCGCGAGGGCCGGGCCGCCGGCCGCCAGCTGGGAAACTCCGGCGTCGAGCTCGTCGATGCCCGTCTCCAGGCCGGGGAGACCGGCACCGACCGCCGCGATCTGCGGCGTGTAGGCATCGATCCCACCCAGGGTCCCGGAGAGCGCGGTGAGCTGCTTGGACACGTATGCGGGCACGGTCGGATCGCCATTCACCTGGTTGAGCAACGCCGTGGCGAGCTGGTTCGATCCGGTCACTCCGCCGGTGTAAGCGGTGAAGAGCGGCGCGGCCTGCCCGAGCCCGTCCGTCTTCGTCGACAGTTCCGTCACGCCCGCCGAGACCCCGGAGACCCCCGCGGTGAACTGCCCTACCCCCGAGCTGAACTCCGTCGCCCCGCTCGCAGCGGTGGCCGCCCCCGTCGACAGCTGCCCGAGCCCGTCCGACAGCTGCGTCGCCCCGGTCGCCGCCGAAGCGGCGCCGGTCGAGAGCTGGTTCAGGCCGTCGGCGAGCTGCGTGGCGCCCGAGGCGAGGCCGTCGGCGCCCGTGCCGAGCTGGGAGGCGCCCGAGGCGGCGTCGGAGAGGCTCGTGCCGAGCGTGCCGAAGCTCGTGTAGACGCCGTTCACGACCTGCGCCGTGACGGTCTGGCCGAAGCCGGCCTGCACCGCCGAGGCGACGGTCGAGGCGAGGATGCCCGAGAGGTAGCCGTGCGAGTCGTCGGTCTGGATGTCGATCAGCCCGGCCTTCGGGTCGGGCGTCGCGAGAGTGTTGAGGGTGGCCGAGAAGTCCTCGGGGATGGTCAGCACCGCGTAGTAGGTGCCGTCCTTGAGCCCCTCCTCCGCCTGCTCCGAGTTGGTCAGCTCCCAGCCGAAGCCGCTCTCCCCCGGCCCGGTGAGCTCGGTGACGAGCCCGCGACCGGCGAAGTTCACCGACTCGGTGCCGTCGGCAGCGGTGGTCGTGACCAGCTTGTCGTTGTTCACGATCGCCGCCGGCACCTGCGTGAGGTTCGTGTCGGCGTTCGAGAGGGCTCCCGCGAACAGTCCGTTGACCGCGAGCGGGGTGAGCGCCACCGCGACGGCCGCGAGCACGATCAGGGCGATGCGGGTGCGCCGCTTCGCGCGGGGTGTTGGGGTGGCGGAGGTCGAGGTGCTCATCGCGAGAGTCCTTTCGCGGCCGGGGCCGGGTTCGCGGAGGCGGTGCCGAGGGAGGAGGGGGAGGGCGGTGAGCCCAGGTCGATGCGGCCGAGCATCCGGTCGCCGAGGGCTGTGCCGACACTCGAGGCGTGTGCGGCGGGGGCGGCCGAGAGGCCCAGCAGCAGGGTGGTGCCCGGGTCGGCGATGCCCGCGACGGCGGCCACGAAGGCGGTGCCCGACGGATGCGCGAACTCCCCGTCGCCCGCGTCGACGACCACGAGCGGCGCACCGTCGGCCACGCCGAGGGCGACCGTGACCAGCGAGAGCGCGAGCGGCGACAGCTCGCCGAGTGTGCGGTGCACGTCGATCGGCGCCTCGCCGCGGCCGGCCGCCGCGAGCGAGGAGTTGACCCGCCCGACGAGGCGCGAGGCCGCGTGCTTGTCGCGACGGAACCACGGAGAGCCGAGAGCGAGGCGCTCGTTCAGGGCGTCGCCGACGGTGACGGTGGAGTCGAGCCGGCGCGAGTCGAGGTCGACCAGCGTGACCCGGCGGGCCACGTCGCCGCTCTCGGAGGGCAGACCGTGGCCGAGCACCTGCAGTCGGCCCCCCGAGGGGGCGATGCGTCCGGCGATCGC of the Herbiconiux flava genome contains:
- a CDS encoding YhgE/Pip family protein — protein: MSTSTSATPTPRAKRRTRIALIVLAAVAVALTPLAVNGLFAGALSNADTNLTQVPAAIVNNDKLVTTTAADGTESVNFAGRGLVTELTGPGESGFGWELTNSEQAEEGLKDGTYYAVLTIPEDFSATLNTLATPDPKAGLIDIQTDDSHGYLSGILASTVASAVQAGFGQTVTAQVVNGVYTSFGTLGTSLSDAASGASQLGTGADGLASGATQLADGLNQLSTGAASAATGATQLSDGLGQLSTGAATAASGATEFSSGVGQFTAGVSGVSAGVTELSTKTDGLGQAAPLFTAYTGGVTGSNQLATALLNQVNGDPTVPAYVSKQLTALSGTLGGIDAYTPQIAAVGAGLPGLETGIDELDAGVSQLAAGGPALATGASGLADGVNQLSAGLAQTAPGAAELASGVGQLSDGVAQTVPGAEQLASGATQLGDGAEELSSGLSTGATQLTDQAPSDSEAAAKVAAAPVDVDVSTANQVNSIGQVVSTILLPTALWIGALALFLWLRPFSRQVLASSVPTGRLTRRTFAIAGGLAAAQTLIVVLFIHIALGVEWASFPATLGFSLLVALAFTAFHQLLSTAFGRIGSVISLVLLALQLASTGGLYPVEILSPPFQAISAVTPLSYAVAGIQAILTGGSAGTVLSAAVVMVVMLLLSLALSQAALARRRRPDTIGWIVPQRARAVTA